The following are encoded in a window of Cydia strobilella chromosome 1, ilCydStro3.1, whole genome shotgun sequence genomic DNA:
- the LOC134742188 gene encoding juvenile hormone esterase-like, translating to MTRLLVICVVEVFVLQIHGAAENTPVLQIPQGKLMGLEMKKGYWQYLGIPYGTVDKRFQEAGPPPRWLGVFNASDTSVVCAQYHDRLQLPVGVEDCLILNVYTPAQISYKRLYPVMVFIHGGGYKTGSSSAYLYNPQPLVKKGVIVVTVNYRLGPFGFLCLRIKGAPGNAGLKDQVSALKWVRDNIKNFGGSSDLVTIFGESAGSASVSYLILSPAAKGLFRRAIMQSASALSPFALPNDPIERASLVAAKMGYNTKNPFDLLRIFTNSTKNEILIASASVTSSNLLSKYIFRPCVEKQGVNNKPFLAMNPQNILESGKYNKVSMIIGYNNQEGILYVTQLSKKVYQSLNANFAAVLPDNMYFSSIKERKYTANKTKTFYFGNDTINNSSVNNLIDLISDMMFHYPSVAITEYFLNHNHLPIYNYYFKYDSYRNLAKILLGLKDLKGAAHGDELFYLFNPAIYWPLPLKGNDAKTVERMTSMWTNFAKFGNPTSLKSSALDIDWQASDDTNLRYIIIDKNLTMDSLPNPDRIDFWRKIYNETDLST from the exons ATGACCCGACTCCTAGTGATATGTGTAGTGGAAGTGTTCGTGCTCCAAATACACGGTGCTGCGGAAAATACGCCAGTGCTACAAATACCTCAGGGGAAACTGATGGGGTTGGAAATGAAAAAGGGCTATTGGCAATATTTGGGAATACCGTATGGCACGGTGGATAAAAGATTCCAG GAGGCAGGCCCTCCACCGCGCTGGCTGGGCGTATTTAACGCGTCCGACACCAGCGTCGTTTGCGCTCAATACCACGACCGTCTACAGCTGCCCGTGGGTGTTGAAGACTGCCTGATCCTGAACGTATACACGCCCGCCCAGATCAGCTACAAGCGCCTTTACCCCGTCATGGTGTTCATTCACGGCGGCGGCTACAAGACTGGCAGCAGTAGCGCCTATCTCTACAACCCCCAACCGCTCGTTAAAAAAGGGGTTATCGTCGTCACTGTCAACTACCGTCTAGGCCCCTTCGGTTTTCTGTGCCTTAGAATTAAGGGTGCGCCAGGAAACGCAGGTTTGAAAGATCAAGTGTCTGCACTTAAGTGGGTCAGGGATAATATTAAGAATTTTGGCGGCAGCTCAGACTTAGTGACTATTTTCGGTGAGAGTGCAGGGTCAGCATCAGTCAGCTATTTGATACTATCGCCCGCAGCTAAAGGCCTGTTCCGAAGAGCTATAATGCAAAGCGCCTCAGCTCTATCGCCTTTCGCTCTGCCAAATGACCCAATAGAGCGTGCATCATTAGTTGCTGCCAAGATGGGCTACAACACGAAAAACCCGTTTGATCTATTAAGGATTTTCACAAATTCcacgaaaaacgaaattttaattGCAAGTGCATCAGTCACCTCCTCAAATCTTCTATCAAAATACATCTTTAGACCGTGTGTTGAAAAGCAGGGGGTAAATAACAAACCATTCCTGGCTATGAATCCTCAAAACATACTTGAATCGGGGAAGTACAATAAAGTATCTATGATCATTGGCTATAACAACCAGGAAGGCATACTATATGTGACACAATTAAGCAAGAAAGTTTATCAAAGCTTAAATGCTAACTTTGCTGCTGTTTTGCCTgacaacatgtatttttctaGTATTAAAGAGAGAAAATATACTGCAAATAAAACCAAGACATTTTACTTCGGAAACGATACTATTAATAATAGTTCAGTGAATAATTTAATAGATCTAATATCTGATATGATGTTCCATTACCCATCAGTGGCTATAACAGAGTACTTCCTGAATCACAATCATTTACCTATCTACAATTATTACTTCAAGTACGATTCTTACAGAAACTTGGCGAAGATCTTGTTGGGCCTGAAGGATCTGAAGGGGGCGGCCCATGGTGACGAGCTGTTCTATTTGTTCAATCCGGCGATTTATTGGCCTTTGCCTTTGAAAGGAAATGACGCAAAGACAGTTGAGAGAATGACTAGTATGTGGACTAATTTTGCGAAGTTCGG AAACCCTACTTCGTTAAAATCTTCGGCACTGGACATAGATTGGCAAGCTAGCGACGATACAAATCTGAGATATATCATAATAGACAAGAATCTTACTATGGACTCTTTGCCGAATCCAGACCGCATTGATTTCTGGAGGAAAATCTACAATGAGACAGATTTAAGTACCTAG